The Fibrobacter sp. UWB16 genomic interval TTTTGCAAAAAGGATATCGCCTTCGGTGTCCTAAAAGCGTATTGGTTGTTCAGTCTACGAGATTTTAAACCATTCACCAATTCGTCTATTGAAATCACATTAATCGCAAATGTTCTGAATAGTGTAGCGATATCATCATTTGCCACAGGACCAATAATTAAATCAAACTCTTCTGCGGGATGCTTTTGATTACGACTTCTATTCGCCATCACAAATTCAGCCCATTCCCGATCTGGTTGTCCGAAATTTTTAATTTTTAAGGAAGATAAATCGGAATCGTCAAACTCGAAGGCGTTTACTACAGGCTTACCCCCAAATCTATCGGCAACTTTTTGCGACATTTCACGAGCTTGCACTAATATTGTTGTTAGATAAAAAGACTGTCCAAAATCTTTAAACGGCTTACACATGGCTAAGTCGATTTTTTCAATATCGCAATTGGAACCATGGTACAAAATCATTGAATCTGCCCTCCGTTTTTTTGACAGATTGCAGTCAAATCTTCAATGGTATCGTCAAAAGAAAGCAAATGTTCAGCTCCATAGTGAGCTTCTAAGAAATCCATTCCTTTAAAAAGGTGCAGATAATTAAAAGCTTGCTTTACCGAAAGCGCTTTTGCTTTCGCAAATTCACTAATTGCAGCGACAGTCCATGTTATTTGCTTATCCATATAGAGAAATATACAAAAAAGACATCCCTAGTCAAAATTATAAGCATTTCGATTTACAATCTAACTCTACATTTACACTTTATATGCTCCTATATTCCAACCACCAATCTGGGTTGTTGTCAGAGATGTATGCTTTGTGCAATTTTACGTGAATGTAACGAAATCACGTTTTTTAGTTATCGGCTTAGTTGCTTAAAATTGGGTGTTAAAGGTTCTGCATTTGGTGGCATTGTCGCTGTATAGCGGATTATACCTGAATTATCCGTGCCAACAGCGATTGTCCAAGAAGAACCGGCGGCAACATCATTCAATGCAGTCAAACTTGAGGCAATCCACCCCACAGTTGCAGTTCCTGAATTTCCTCTAAAGGTCACTGAAGCCCCCCCACCTTTCAAAGTTCCTCCGCCATAGCAAAAGTTTGTGCTTTTGGTAGAATCTGTAGCAACGATAGAGCCTGGTCCTATATACCCAATAATCGTCCATGATCCAAGTTGATGAGTCTCACCTATATAAGAGTCTTGCAATTTTTCGTAAGTTCTTGCAGCTGGTCCAATTTCAGCAGCTTTGGATTTTGCAATCATACCAAACATCTTGGGAACTGCTACAGCAGAAAGGATGCCCATGATGACGATCACAGTCAGCAATTCAATAAGAGTAAACCCTTGCCTTTTCATAAGCTCCCCAATGGTAAAATTGAAAATTTTTTCAGTTTCTAAAGATAAACATTTGAAGAAAAAAAACAATGCATAAAAAATTTACTTAGAGAAAATAAGATTAAAACAGAAGCTACTTCACAGAGCTGAAAAAAATCCTTCCCCTTGGGAAGGATTCATTATTTTCAGCAAATCTGTTTAAAAACTACTTGCCGATGTTTTCGAAGTTTGCCGTCAAAGAAGCACAACCGGTTCCGGTCGGATTTTTAGCAACGTACTTAACCATCGAGCCACTTGCAGAGGCATCGCCCTTTGCCAATTTGACAGTCCATTCGCTTTTCACAGCACAATCATTGAGTGCAGTTAATGCTTCAGCAGCCCAACCGGCTTCACCAACCTCCGTAGTACTCAACTCACCAACCATCGTTGTGTGTTTGGTATTATCTTTTGGTGCGAATTGGTCACTATACTGAAAAACCGTTGTCTTAGAAGACTTTCCGTCAGAAGCCTTTGTACCCGGAGCGATATAGCCGATTTCCGACCATGCACCAGCGGCACCAGTTTCAGCTGCATAAGCATCCTGCAACTTCACGTAGGTTCCAGCTGCCGGACCGACTTCAGAGGCCTTGGACTTTGCAATCATACCGAAGAGTTTCGGAACTGCGACGGCGGCGAGGATGCCCATGATAACAATCACGACCATCAATTCAATAAGGGTAAAACCTTGCTTCTTCATAGTGTGTTCTCCTTGTTTTTGTGACACATTCTTGTTTTGAGCGTTATTGCTCGTTTACATTCAGTAATATATCCACTTTTTTTCCGAAAAGCAATACTTTTGTCAAACTTTTGTCACGTTTTTGTCATGACTCAGTATATTCCAACTTAAAAGTGCCGTTTTTCGCAAAATTTCGCAAATATTAACCAAACTTTCCGATGAACTATATATAGATAATTTTTTACGAAAAAGGGATTTTCATCTGTTTTTTATATTCCAATTTGGAATATATTATTCGGAGGTGTGATGACCATCACATCGTTTTGCAGTCCATTCATTTACGAATATTTACATTCAAGAGCTTTTTCATGCAAAACAGGAAGTCCACTTCCATTTTAGCACAGATATACATATAAAAAAGGCCTCCCGAAGGAGGCTTTTCTAGAATTAACTGGATCCTTCGCTGCGCTCAGGATGACGTAATAAACAGTGTCAGAACGACGATATAACGCATGACGTAATAGGCGGCGTCAGAACGACGTGAAAGCGATTACTTCATCACAGAATTTGCGACGACGACGCGGTTGCCACCGGCCTGCATAGCCATCTGGAGGGAGGCTTCTGCGGTGTAGATGAGCGAGCCTGCATCGTTTGCGTGGGTCGGCATCACGGCAACGCCCATGCTGAGCGTGGTCGCGAGGATTCCTTCACCGTAGGCAATCTGGAGCTGCGAGATTTCATTGCGAATACGTTCGGCACGGTTCCTGGTAATCTGGAGGTCGGCACCCGGCATAATCACGCAGAACACGTCGTCGGAGTAGCGGCACGGGATGTCTTCGCCACGGATGTAGCTCGGCAAGCGCTGTCCAAGTTCCCAGAAGAGCTGTTCCACAGCGTGGCGACCTTGAGCGTTCTGCACGGCAGGGATTGCATCGGGGTAAAGCATCACAATGCCAATGGGCGACTTGTGGCGCACAGCAGCAGTGATTTCGCGGCTGAGCGATTCTTCCATATAACGTTTGTTAAAAAGACCGGTCAGCACGTCGCGGATGCTGTGCTGTTCAAAGCGCATGCTGAGGTCCTGGTTCGCCACGTAAAGTCCAAACGCGGCAGCGACAATACTCACCTTAGCCTGCCAGTATTCCTTGGTTTCGGTTTCCGGAAGCTTATCGACCTGGAGTGTCAGAATGCCGAAGTGTTCTTCAAGGCCTTCGATCGGGGCGCAAATGGCGATGCCCTTCGGGCGGTGGTGCAAGTGCGTACAACCGCTAGAGACTTCAGGCGAGCTATAGTCGGTCACAACGATGTCGCCGGTATTGAAGCTTGCGCATTCGGCTGGGAGCACGGTTTCGTCACTGATGACGTTCGGACCAAAGCGGAAAATCTGAGAGAGTTCAGTCTGCACGCCGCCGTACATATAAAGCACGCCAGAAGCTTCGGGGAAGAGTTCCGGCAAAAGCTTTTGCATGGCGTCGATGACTTCGGTAAACGGACGGTTGCGGAGAATCCCCACCTTAAAGCCGTTCCAGGCTTCGAGCGGGAACCCGACCTTGAGGGCGGCGGCATCGAGCTTCTTGATGGAAGCAGGCACGGGTTGCTGTTTGAGGGCTTCGGCGGCGGGGATAGCACCCGGCGGAAGCGGGTTCTTCTTTTCTTCTTGGAGGCGGACCGACACGAACTGCGTGTCCTTGGGCTGCGGCTTGTTCAGCACCTCGTTAAAATCGTTTTCGATGGCTTCAATCTGCCTGCTGCAGACGGTATAAAAAACGAAGCCGAGTACTGCGCCCCAAGCTCCGACAAATATGAACTTCGCCCCGATGGACATGGTTTCTTCGGGGACGACATATGCAGCAATGACGCCCATCAAAAAGGCGACCAACCAAAAGATATATTTAACGATATTCATACCATAAATAATATTAAAATATTACAGGGCAGGCAACAAGATTATCTATTTTTGGGGGTATGACAATCCTTGAGAAAATCGCTCTTGCACTCCCTGCAGTTGAATCCCCCGCCCGTTACATGGGTGGCGAAGCAAATAGCGTCATCAAAGACCATAGCAAAATGCTGGCGCGCATGGCGTTTGTGTTCCCGGACACTTACGAAATCGGCATGAGCAACAACGGGCTCAGAATTTTGTACCATGTGCTGAACCGCGAACCGAATTTGCTTTGCGAAGTGGCTTTTGCGCCGTGGGACGACATGGCCGCCGAGATGAAGAAGTACGATATTCCGCTTTATACGCACGCAAGCTATACGGCGGTCAAGGATTACGAAGTCGTGGGGCTTACGCTCCAGACCGAGCTCAACTTTACAAACGTGCCGTACGTGCTTGAACTTGCAGGGATTCCAGCATGGCAAAAGGACCGCGCCGAGAGCGACCCGATTGTCGTTTCGGGCGGCCCCTCGATGGGGAACCCCGAACCGGTCGCAGACTTCTTTGACGCGTTCATGATCGGCGATGGCGAAAAGCTGATTGTCAAATTTGTGCGTTGCGTTGGCGAAGGACGCAAGGCGGGCCTCAAGCGCGCCCAGATTTTGGAAAATTTGTCTAAAATCGATGGCGTTTACGTACCGAGCTTGACGAATGTCGTCAAGAACGAATACGGCGTTATTGTCCCGGCAGAACCCGCAAAGGGCTCTTACGAAAAAACGAACGGTGTACGTCGCCAGTTCATCCCGGTTTTGGATCCGAAAGACTACCCCATCAAGAACTTGATTGCAAACATGCAGCTTGTTCACAACCGTTTTAGCGTGGAAGTAATGCGTGGTTGCGCGCAGGGTTGCCGTTTCTGCCAAGCGGGCATTTGGTACAGGCCGTGCCGCGAGCTCAATCCGGACGATGTTCTGGACATTGCAAAGGCAGGCATTCAGGCGACTGGCGAACGCGAACTCGGTCTTTTGTCACTTTCGACCGCTGACTACAAGCCGGTCGAAGCGCTCACAGATTCCATCATTGACGACCCGTTTTATGACAACGTAGACGTAAGCCTTCCGAGTATCCGCGTCAACAGTTTTGGACAAAGTCTCGCCGAAAAGGTAGCCGCGCTCAAGGGCGGTCGTAGCGCCACGTTCGCACCAGAAACAGGTTCCGAACGCATCCGCAAGATGATCAACAAGACCATCAGCGACCAAGACATGTACGACGCTGCCGAACACGCTTTCTCTAGCGGGTTCAACAAGATTAAGCTTTACACGATGATTGGTTTCCCGACCGAGAACCTGGATGACATGCAGGCGTTCTGCGAACTCATCTTCAATCTCGTGAAAATCGGACGCAAGTATAACCGCGGCATTCAAATTGCAGTGAGCATTGGCATTCTCATCCCGAAGTCGTTTACGGGCCTGCAATGGGCTCCGTTTATGGACAAAGAAACAGCACTCGGGCACATCCGCTATGTGCGCGAAAAGTTCTTCAAGCACCCGAACGTGAAAATCAACTGGGCGGCCTGGGAAACAAGTTTCTTGGAAGCAGTCTACAGCCGTGGCGACCGCAGTCTCGGTCCTGTCATTTACGCCGCCTACAAGAAGGGCATCATCTTTGAAAGCGACAGCTATCGTTTTGACTTTAACAAGTGGCTCGAAGTCTGGCAAGAATGCGGCTATGACACAAGCTGGGTCTACCGCGAACGCGATAAGGACGAAGTCTTCCCGTGGGACTTTATTCACGCAGGTACGACAAAGCAATACTTGCGCCGCGAATGGGAAAAGGCTTTCGATCCAAATTCCGCACCCGTGCCAAACTGCAAATGGGGCGACTGCCAAGCATGCGGCATTCCGGGATTCGGCAAAGAAATAGTCCTCGCCGACGACCCTGTGCGCCACAAGGCGCCGAGCCGTACCCCTGAAGAAATCAAGAAGCTCGTGGCAGAACGCCGTCCGAGCCAGAAGGTGAGCTACAGCTACAAGATTACATTCAAGAAGTCCGGCATCAGCCGATTCCTGCCGCACCACAACATGCTCAGTTTCTTTGAACGCACGTTCATTTGCGCAGGCATCCCGATCAAGTTCAGCGAGGGATTCAGCCCGAAGCCCCGCATTGTGAACATGGGCGCGCTCCCGCTCGGACTTGAGACTTACTGCGAAGTCATTAGCGTTGATTTACTGCAAAAGCTTGACCTCTCCGCCGAAGGTAAGCCAGCAATCATCGAAAAGCTCAGCGCTCCGTTCCCGCGCGGCATGGAAATCGTGGATATCGAGCCTTTGAAGGAAAAGCTCTCGAAGCATTTCCCGAAGGCGATGGTCTACCGCCACACGCCCGAAAGCATCCCCACCGACCTTATGCAAAAGTTCGAACAAAAGCAATTGCCTATTGTCACGAACCACCGCGGTCAGCAGATGGACTTGAACGAGCAGATTTTAGGGATTGATATTCAGAACGGCACAATGGTCGTGCGCGTCAAGTGTAACAACCAGGGGACAACCCCTAGTCCGTTTGTCATTTTTGCAGGGCTGCTTGGCATTGAGATTGACCCGGCCAAGCTCGATGAAGTCTCCCGCCGCTTCCTCGTCGCGAAGATTGCCATTGAATGGTAACCAACACCCCCGTAGATGTCATCCTGACGCCAAAGGCGGAAGGATCCAGTGAAATCCTGTATTGCAAAACAAGACTTTACTGGATCCTTCGCTACGCTCAGGATGACGAGCGATTAAGCAAGGTCAATTTAGCAGGCATGACAAGTTCTATTCAGCCGGGAGAATAATCTCGATGTGACTGGTGCTGACGTTAAGGAAGTGCGTACGGAACAAGTCCTTTTCATTCCTGTCGCAAACGCGCACCTGCGTCACCGCAATAAAGTCCTTGTTTTCACGGATATAGTCCGTGAGGCGTTCGTCACGCAACGTGTCGATTTCGCCCGTAATGACAAAATTATCTGTCCACATTTTTACTAGCATACCACTAATATATAAATGTTAGTCCAAGTAAGAAGATAAAAACCTTATTTTTTCGCCCCTAAAGCCATTTTATCGTATATTATTCAATAAGATACAACAATGTCATGCCCGATTTATTCGGGCATCTCCCTTTTAAAAGAAAATAGGAGATTCCCGCTTTCGCGGGAATGACAAGAATGAATCAATTTAAACTTAATTAAGAGGTTCGCATTATGGCACCGAAAAAAGTACGCACGATTCCAGGGCAGATGGCATACAACAACGCCGAATTCATGGAAAGCGATGCCGCACGCCCCATTCGATTCCTTTCTGAATTTTTCCAGCCTGCACAAGTTTTTGCACAAGAAGACATCAAGAATTCTATCGTGTTCTTTGGTTCGGCACGCACACTTCCGCCCGACGAAATCAAAAAACGCCGCAAGGGTTGCAAGAACAAAGTCGAACTTGCAAAGCTCGACAGGCTCTCCAAGGTCGCCGATTCTTACAATGCCGCTCGTGAACTCGCTGCCAAGCTCGGCAAGTGGATTAACAAGCGCCACCACGGCTACGCCATCATGACGGGCGGTGGTCCGGGCATTATGGAAGCCGGCAACCGAGGTGCATCTGACGTGGGTACGCCTTCTGTCGGTTTGAACATCAAGTTGCCTTTCGAACAACATTGCAATCCGTACATCGATGACGAACTGAACTTGCAGTTCCGTTATTTCTTTGTTCGTAAATACTGGTTCTTGCGCATGGCTCGTGCGCTCGTGATTTTCCCAGGCGGATTCGGCACGCTCGACGAAGCCTTCGAAATGCTCACGCTTATCCAGACCGATAAGTATGCGCAGCAGATGCCGGTCGTGATTTTCGATTCGAACTTCTGGAAGAAGGCTCTAAACTGGGAATTCTTCGCCGAAACGGGCATGATCAATCCGGAAGACCTCAAGCTCTTCAAGTTCTGCGACACGGTCGACGAGGCTTACGACTTCATCACCTCTAGGCTCGAAGAACAGAGCGAAGAAAAGATCACGTTCGCGCGCTCCCACGCCGAAGACGAAGAAAAGAAGAAGTAACAAAGTCATGCCCGC includes:
- a CDS encoding DUF3990 domain-containing protein, producing the protein MILYHGSNCDIEKIDLAMCKPFKDFGQSFYLTTILVQAREMSQKVADRFGGKPVVNAFEFDDSDLSSLKIKNFGQPDREWAEFVMANRSRNQKHPAEEFDLIIGPVANDDIATLFRTFAINVISIDELVNGLKSRRLNNQYAFRTPKAISFLQKRPSV
- a CDS encoding DUF3791 domain-containing protein — protein: MDKQITWTVAAISEFAKAKALSVKQAFNYLHLFKGMDFLEAHYGAEHLLSFDDTIEDLTAICQKNGGQIQ
- a CDS encoding type II secretion system protein; translation: MFFFFKCLSLETEKIFNFTIGELMKRQGFTLIELLTVIVIMGILSAVAVPKMFGMIAKSKAAEIGPAARTYEKLQDSYIGETHQLGSWTIIGYIGPGSIVATDSTKSTNFCYGGGTLKGGGASVTFRGNSGTATVGWIASSLTALNDVAAGSSWTIAVGTDNSGIIRYTATMPPNAEPLTPNFKQLSR
- a CDS encoding prepilin-type N-terminal cleavage/methylation domain-containing protein, with product MKKQGFTLIELMVVIVIMGILAAVAVPKLFGMIAKSKASEVGPAAGTYVKLQDAYAAETGAAGAWSEIGYIAPGTKASDGKSSKTTVFQYSDQFAPKDNTKHTTMVGELSTTEVGEAGWAAEALTALNDCAVKSEWTVKLAKGDASASGSMVKYVAKNPTGTGCASLTANFENIGK
- a CDS encoding GGDEF domain-containing protein translates to MNIVKYIFWLVAFLMGVIAAYVVPEETMSIGAKFIFVGAWGAVLGFVFYTVCSRQIEAIENDFNEVLNKPQPKDTQFVSVRLQEEKKNPLPPGAIPAAEALKQQPVPASIKKLDAAALKVGFPLEAWNGFKVGILRNRPFTEVIDAMQKLLPELFPEASGVLYMYGGVQTELSQIFRFGPNVISDETVLPAECASFNTGDIVVTDYSSPEVSSGCTHLHHRPKGIAICAPIEGLEEHFGILTLQVDKLPETETKEYWQAKVSIVAAAFGLYVANQDLSMRFEQHSIRDVLTGLFNKRYMEESLSREITAAVRHKSPIGIVMLYPDAIPAVQNAQGRHAVEQLFWELGQRLPSYIRGEDIPCRYSDDVFCVIMPGADLQITRNRAERIRNEISQLQIAYGEGILATTLSMGVAVMPTHANDAGSLIYTAEASLQMAMQAGGNRVVVANSVMK
- a CDS encoding TIGR03960 family B12-binding radical SAM protein, which codes for MTILEKIALALPAVESPARYMGGEANSVIKDHSKMLARMAFVFPDTYEIGMSNNGLRILYHVLNREPNLLCEVAFAPWDDMAAEMKKYDIPLYTHASYTAVKDYEVVGLTLQTELNFTNVPYVLELAGIPAWQKDRAESDPIVVSGGPSMGNPEPVADFFDAFMIGDGEKLIVKFVRCVGEGRKAGLKRAQILENLSKIDGVYVPSLTNVVKNEYGVIVPAEPAKGSYEKTNGVRRQFIPVLDPKDYPIKNLIANMQLVHNRFSVEVMRGCAQGCRFCQAGIWYRPCRELNPDDVLDIAKAGIQATGERELGLLSLSTADYKPVEALTDSIIDDPFYDNVDVSLPSIRVNSFGQSLAEKVAALKGGRSATFAPETGSERIRKMINKTISDQDMYDAAEHAFSSGFNKIKLYTMIGFPTENLDDMQAFCELIFNLVKIGRKYNRGIQIAVSIGILIPKSFTGLQWAPFMDKETALGHIRYVREKFFKHPNVKINWAAWETSFLEAVYSRGDRSLGPVIYAAYKKGIIFESDSYRFDFNKWLEVWQECGYDTSWVYRERDKDEVFPWDFIHAGTTKQYLRREWEKAFDPNSAPVPNCKWGDCQACGIPGFGKEIVLADDPVRHKAPSRTPEEIKKLVAERRPSQKVSYSYKITFKKSGISRFLPHHNMLSFFERTFICAGIPIKFSEGFSPKPRIVNMGALPLGLETYCEVISVDLLQKLDLSAEGKPAIIEKLSAPFPRGMEIVDIEPLKEKLSKHFPKAMVYRHTPESIPTDLMQKFEQKQLPIVTNHRGQQMDLNEQILGIDIQNGTMVVRVKCNNQGTTPSPFVIFAGLLGIEIDPAKLDEVSRRFLVAKIAIEW
- a CDS encoding TIGR00730 family Rossman fold protein, giving the protein MAPKKVRTIPGQMAYNNAEFMESDAARPIRFLSEFFQPAQVFAQEDIKNSIVFFGSARTLPPDEIKKRRKGCKNKVELAKLDRLSKVADSYNAARELAAKLGKWINKRHHGYAIMTGGGPGIMEAGNRGASDVGTPSVGLNIKLPFEQHCNPYIDDELNLQFRYFFVRKYWFLRMARALVIFPGGFGTLDEAFEMLTLIQTDKYAQQMPVVIFDSNFWKKALNWEFFAETGMINPEDLKLFKFCDTVDEAYDFITSRLEEQSEEKITFARSHAEDEEKKK